The Anguilla rostrata isolate EN2019 chromosome 2, ASM1855537v3, whole genome shotgun sequence genome contains the following window.
TCAGCCCTACCGGTGATGTTAAACGCACGGTTCCCGCTGCATCCAGAGGAAATCCATAATGTCGGTGGAAGGTTTTGCTTGTGTACAGCTTCAGAGACGTATCTGCGATTGGTCTGCACTCCGGTATCTCTTCTTCTGTCGTAAGGTGCGCACAGAGCAAAATATCTACCCTGGAAGAAGAATGCCGTCTCCGTGCCGACAACAAAAACACGCAGGTGGACTCGTCATTGTTCGGAAATAAATGGCTGAACTGATACTTGGAAACAAGAACATGTAAAGGGTTTAGCTGAGTAGGAAAGGTGTCCAAGCAAAACAGCTGTACCTTGGCCGCCATGTTGCTGAAAGCCGCATGCGCCGATGAAAATAGGCTAAGTGTCGACCATCGAGCTATCGAATATTATGCCGTTCTTAGTGCCGTTCTTATACGCCAGAGGGCAGTGTAACACAATATTTATGCATACAACGAATCAACAATGGCCTTATTGAGTGAACCCAGCatatcaaatacatttattccaCATATAAAATCTCGCTCGCTACTGAATACGTAATCATAGACATGCTTAAGCATAGCAATAAAAACGTTCACGCCGATGACATAACTTCAAAATAGTTTGAATTACGCAAGCGAATATCGCTTTATCAGCAATGTCTTCCACAGATAACCTAATAATAGTGTGCATTGGCGTGACTGATGCCAATGTTGGGGGACTACTTGCTTGCCCACAAAAGCAGGCTAGTTTACTTTAAATGGTCAGACTGTGGCACGGTTAACAAACTTGGAGAAGAGATATTTTTCCCTATGGCCATACGGCCATTCTTTAGTGGAATTTTCTGttgaaacattttcaacaaaaaacatatagggaaaggtttttttaaaatacagttgaAATACAAGTTACTCCTCTtgaccaagttttttttttggaggaagtTGCGTATTTGTTTAAACATTTCTAAAGGGCAGACTACAAAGTGAAATTCAATTTTTGTGCTTTCGCAGCTAAAACAGCGGTGAAGTATAATATGCCCTGCggtaattaaatgtaatgataGGCTACAAATTTCCCACATATCACCACGGACAACAGCAATCCCAGTGGCGAGAAACGATGAGAGTACTGCGCATAGAGCACAACAGGAGGAAACGAAACCAGCCTCTGAGTTATCaatttctaataataataataataataatgaattatgtCTTCTGTCCACGAAATTTGTCCCATGATTCCAATggaataaaatgttatatatatatattaatcaGAATATAATACAAGAATGGAAATATAATTCTGTATATATGTAGCCTAGTATATGTTTGTATcaacttattattattgtgtgtgtgtgcgtatgttatGTAATGGTAGCAAGTTCCACGTCTGCAAGAAGCAGCTGTACTAAGTGTTTTGGATGTGATGGATAACCCGAACCGTTAAATGATGGGTTCTAAACCTATCAAAAAGCGCGAGGATAGCTCCGGCCTGGAGACCGTGCCGGGGCGGGACCTTGTGATCCTTTAAAGTTGAATGGTGGCGCGTACTGTGGGATGTGCAAACGGAGATTATGAGCGGAGGTCTGACAACAAGAAGCGATCAAATTTAGAAATAAGAGGTTCAAAGACTGGGAGCATAAACTGAGCACAATGGCATCAAAATGTCCGAGATGTGAGAAGCCCGTCTTCTTTGGTAAGGAAATATCGTTTTAGAAGTCGCCCCCAATCAGTTTATATTGAGGAACGTTAAATGGCTAATCCAACTAGCCTACTTGCTAGTGTGGCTACTAGCAACGTGGACTGTAGCAAAAGACGAGCGATTGCAATGGTCTTGGACATTTTGTACAAATCTTACATTAGAAATTAAAAACTTCTCTTACTGCTCCTTTGACCAATGCCCAACTCCGTAAACCGAATCAGTTTCTGATTCGGCGAAAAATTATTCTCCCAAGTAATCTTTCTAGTCATTAGTGTGTTCCGGTGTTTCTTTTGTAGCCTGTTTTTtcgtgttttttgtgttttttgtgtttttttttttgtttcatacttGAGTGTTCGTAGAAACAGCTGAAAGGCAAGTGTTTAGCTTACTTGGCTGTAATTATCCAACAAGTAAGGGCAGTAGTTGTGGGATTACAGTGTATTTATAGTGGTGTTGACTGCATCATCCTTCTTTCCCAGACACGGTGGAATATTGATGATCATAAATTATGAGACTACAGTCGAAGTAGTGGCGGTATGCCATAAATTCAGCTTTACTTGCTGTGTCTATGTCAACTTTGAGTCCCTCATCTTCACGTGAAGCAGACCGCTTGTGTGAGTAGCTGGAATGCGGGGGCTGAATTCACACGCTGTTGTGGCAGTGCTGGGGCACCTGCCAGCTCCTCCTGGAGCTTCTGTACCCGAGACTACAGGAGAGGATCCTAAAGAATGTGTTACTGATTACTGGTTGCACAGCAGAAAACCTTTAATCATTGTCTTAATGTATAAATAACCTGTGCATTGTACCTAAGTATTAGTGACAGGCATATTGGCTGCTGTGCAACTGGTAATTTAAGGTTATTACTGAAAAAactaaatgttaaatattttaaaagctctTTCAAGGAGCCTTATTGTGTTGGAGTGGAAATGCCAAACATAATGAATTCATGAGAACTTTTTGCTGGTGAGTGAAGAAATGCATTCATCTGCAAAATGGGAACACATCCTGCCCATGTAAATGATGTCATCATTACCCTGACTCCATCAGTTACAGACATGGAGCTCTGAGAGTAACGGGGGCTCTGAGAGTAACGGGGGCTCGGAGCTCTGAGAGTAACGGGGGCTCTGAGAGTAACGGGGGCTCGGAGCTCTGAGAGTAACGGGGGCTCTGAGAGTAACGGGGGCTCTGAGAGTAACGGGGGCTCTGAGAGTAACGGGGGCTCGGAGCTCTGAGAGTAACGGGGGCTCGGAGCTCTGAGAGTATTGCCTGATTGATGTCCCGTCTTCTCCCTCTTCCACACAGCGGAGAAGGTGAGCTCTCTGGGGAGGAACTGGCACAGATTCTGCCTGAAGTGTGAGCGCTGCAGTAAGACTCTGTCTGCTGGAGGACATGCAGAGGTGAGAGGGCAATGTGCGCATGAGCCTGTTTGAGACCTCACATTTGCTGCACCCCCAAGTGACCCCACATTTACTGCGTCCCCTCTGACGATGAGGTGACGGTATCAAGTGATCACATGACTTTGAGCCGAAGCTAtttaatcctaaccctaaccataaccctgaCTGTGTAATACCAAGAACGGGAGTGAGGAGAACTGCTGTGCTAATCTGTACTGTATTTtgagatgtttatttttaataattttttttctgcgcAATGCAGATTCTCAAGTTGAGACTAAAGAATTTCATATTCAGACAAGTGAGCACTCTCTTCTCTTCGGCTGTTTATATGAAGCAGTGAAATCCCAACCGGGCCCTTCCTTCTTCTGGAGGCTAAATATCATGTGAATGTATTTGGGTTTAGAAACAAACTATACAACATGCTAgttctgaaataaatacataattggCAGGGGTCACCTGAAGTACTCTAGGTACTGCAAATATCAGGTTATCCTTGTTTCAGATTTCATCCTGAGCAGGAGGACCTGGAGGAACTTGTGGTGTTTTTAGTGAAATCTTTTCCCAGGCTGTAGAAGGTGAAATATCAGCGTAAATAATCCCCCAAACTACACTTCCTGCACTGGAGGAAGTGTACAACACTGTGGAATGTTTTTATGAGGCAACATCTTCAtgccctctcactctctctcttgttctttctctctgtctctcgctgtctctgtctcgctcactctttctctctctctctctcactgtctctctctcgctctctctgtctctcgctctgtctctttctttcttgcagTCGATGTTTCTCTCTGACAGTAGTGTTATTTTAGACACTGTTTCAAATCCCCTTCACACTAAGCTTATCcataattgttttctttgataCACATTGTCATTGACCAAATGTATCTGCTTTTGTGATGTTTAAATTGCATCCCAAGATGATCTTTTATTACACTCGCATGATTCAGAGAGATGGATTTAGTCTGTTATACAACACGGAAATAGAATTTGCGTGAGGGGATCTGTGTTTATGGAGAATGGTATGTGTcagggagggggttggggggggtacTGTAATGTTTAACCTTCtttctgcctgtgctgtgtgctttaGACATATTGTGCACCATCCTGCATAAATGATTGATCCCTCCTGTCTCACTCTGATATTACACCCCCTCATCTCACTCTGGGAAGTGGGCAATGCTCAGTAGGAAGAAGGGGACAGTGTTTGGAGGAGTACTGGGCTTTCAGTAGGGTTCTGAGGGGGCGTAGAGTCACACTCAGGGGGCCCCTGAGGCCCCTGAGGCCTTTTTCAGAGGGGGTCAATAATATGATGCttatacgcacacaaacatccacaagCACATACACTCTCTTACACAGtcccgcacatacacacacacacagtcctggacacacacacaaacacacacgcagtcatgcacacacacacacacacacacacacactcccgcacgcacacacacacacacacacacactcacgcacgcacacacacacacatgattatTTATTGAATGGCAGCAAAGGCCttttccctgtgctgtgtgcttgttctgtttttccGGCAGCACGATGGAAGGCCATACTGCCACAAGCCCTGCTACGCCACTCTGTTTGGACCCAAAGGTAAAGGCTCCTGGCTTTGTGTAGTTCCAGTACAGCTTTCCCTAGTGTGTGGTTAACGGTCAGTCGGAGCGGTTGGTGGCGGTTAAGGCATGGTTAAAGATAATTCTGTGCAGTTAATGATCAATCTGCGTGGTTAAAGATAAGCCTGTGCAGTTTACGGTAAGCATCGGTTAATGTGGTTAGCAGTACAAACTCTACCACTCTAACAATCTCCCCACCCTTAACAAACCACCCCCTACCAGTTAAATCCCCTCACCACTCTAACAATCTCCCCCTACCACTCTAACAAACTCACCCCCTACCAGTCTAGAAATCTCCCCCTCTACCACTCTAACAAACTCACCCCCTACCACTCTAACAAACTCACCCCCTACCAGTCTAGAAATCTCCCCCTCTACCACTCTAACAAACTCACCCCCTACCACTCTAACAATCCCACCCTCTTGGGCACTCAAGATGAGAAGATTATAAACAGGAGCAGTCTGAAATCTGATGTGAGTTGCCTGGCACTGAGCATTCAGTATGAAAATGGcaagcacagacatacacactgaATCTCACATATTCCTGTTCTTTCTAGGGGTCAATATCGGAGGGGCGGGGTCTTATATCTAtgacaccccaccccctactcCCGTCAACAAATCAGGCGACAGCCATTCTGACTGGTCTCCTGCCACCCCCTGGACCTCCGCCCAAATGGCCAAACCACAGTCCAAAGGTAAAGCAAGGAACCAATAGCACTATGGCGGTGGCCAATCAGACTGGACTTCAACAGCTGCTGCATTCATTTGTATGCCTTTTTGCAGCAGTCATAACCTTAATGAAATTACGTTATGATGAGCtcataatctgtgtgtgtgtgcagtggtctTCACTGCGCTAactatctgcgtgtgtgtgtgtgtgtgtgtgtgtgtgtgtgtgtgcacgcgtgtctgtgtgtgtgtgtatatgtgtgtgtgtgtgtgtgtgtgcgcgcgtgtctgtgtgtgtgtgtgtgtatgcacccGCGCGCAGTGGTCCTTGCCTGCATGAAGACCTTTGCCGGAGAGACGTCACTGTGTCCGGGTTGCGGAAAGGTTGTGTATTTCGGTAGGTGTCTATTGTCGCTGCTGTTCCAGTTACTGTAGTATGACGGACCACATGGACAGATGGTactctgtctctcattcacaATGCTAAATGAACATGGTGTTCTCCAAGAAGTTGCACTCAGTGTTCAAGTGTGAGTGGAGCTAATCATGTGCTCCAGGAGGCAATATATAACTTGTACACgctctaatacacacacacacacacacacacagtatattttatttatattgactGATGAATCCCACTGTAATTGGAACTGATCGTTGTGACTAGCTGCCGGTATGAGAACCCTGTTACAGAGATCCACAGTTCTCTGGGTTCTGGAATAATGGGAAGACGGTGCTAATTCCTCATTAATACCAGCTGCTGATCTGCATTCTGCGCAGTCATCCTGTGGGTGAATCTGATTTTAAATATGTTGGATTAAGGTTTAATTTCCTTAACTTTGTTGGAAGTTACTCTGTAAGGTGTGTCGCATGTGACGGAGGTGTAAGGTGTGCTgatggttttgtgtttgtgtacagcgGAGAAGGTCATGTCTCTGGGACGGAACTGGCACAGGCCATGTCTTCGCTGTGAAAGATGCAAGAAAACACTGACCTCTGGTGGACATGCTGAGGTACAACACAAGCCCATCAACCCCATTTCACTGTTTCAGTTCGTACCATTGAACAAAAAGCCATCATGTATAAGAGGCATCTTAATTGTTTAGTGAGTGTATGAAACACTTTGAACACCAGTGACTGTGACACTGTTTTTACTGACAGCATGAAGGAAGACCCTACTGCCATGTCCCTTGCTACGGATACCTGTTTGGGCCAAAAGGGGTGAACATTGGAGACGTTGGTTGCTACATCTATGATCAGGACAGTGAGGAGACTGACATTTCCATTCGGTCCTAAAGAGTAACTGTAAGGACAGCCTTGAGGGGACTGGTACTTGTTCCACACTCTAACCCACAGCTTCCCAAAATTTACAAACCTGTGAACAATTTTATGGATACATTTTCCGTGACCTCTTACAGTGTTGCCTCACGTAATGTTCAgttataaacacacattttaaaagttacCATGTGCGCTGTAGTATTGTAACCCACCTCAGTaatatgcgtgcatgcatgcatccgTGTCcttatgtgtatgtgcgcgtctgtgcctgtgtgtgtgtaagggtgtgcgtgtgtgtagtttgcgcctgtatgtgtgcgtgcgtgcgtgcgtgcgtgttatGGCTCAATTAATATACGATGTGCCATGCAGATGGTATGGCACTTCTTTCTCAAAAGTAACCTCTCCTCGATGCCATATTaccacacgtgtacacacacctTTTCCTTCAGATAACTAAACCTACATTCCAAGACCTAAAGAAATGCTTCTGATTCTTAAGTCCTGCTGTTTACTTTCAGTTGTCACAGGAGATTCAGATAAAGAAGGGGAAATACGGAGGAGAGGTTTAATTGGTACATTTAGTCACAACAGTGCTGGGTTTTCTAACGCCCTGTGTCATTAGGGTCCAGTAATGTTAGGTGTCCAAGtctcaccaccaccagcactTGTGTGGAAGGAAGAACAGAAAGTTTCTTGGGTGGaattagcttttatttttatagctccctctagtggtaaaGCAAATTCTACCGGTTGACATCTACAGCTATTGTCTATCTCAGTGTGGCTGTCATTTCCTGGTAGAGAAACAAGGAAACCTCATTTAAGTTGTTGGTCACTTGCCATATATTAACAATAAATATTCTACACCTTTCAGtaaattttatttcctcttaAGTATATTTAGAACATGGTATTCTGGAACACAATAATGAGTTATTGGCTATTAGTTCtatatttaatgtgtatttCCAGTTATTTTTCCCTGCTCAAAGATGTTAACATTGTTATAAGTGTACTGATGTTGCACAGTAAAGAATACTAAGGGTGAAATGTTAAGTCATCCATATTGTTGGAATATTTAAGTAACAGCAGCTGTTTTGTATTGCTTTTCGGATAATACTCTATTTATAAAtctttaataaatgtttaaattgtatGGGGGTCTTTGATTTTTCTCCCCACTTTGGGGACTCTTgatttgggggtgggtgggtcaCTGCCAATCTCCATGGGGACCATTGACAGTATATAAAATGGATGATAAGACTCAGAATTTGATTACAATATCgatgttaaaatgcaaaatcatcACTATTCACAAATCACCCTAGACATTTTGATGTGTGAAATTATTCTTTatattctcaaaataactgGCTATAATATATAGTGTGGTTGAAAGTTTCCcactttcagtttttaaagaacTTTATTGATTATATAACATTTCACAATACATCAAAAAAGACAATACAAAAATAGATAGTTTTGAGTGATTTGTAAAGGATGTATATCTCGATTTCAGCCCATTCCAAGCCAGTGCATTTTCTTTCCCACTTTCCATATGGTAAACCTACATGCACTAATTTCAGAAGGAGCATACTTGACGCCTTCTGAGGCTTTGGCTGAGTCTTCTCGACTACAGCTCTGTTTTAATTACAAAGAGTTCCTTTCCCCACTACTTTTCCAAATAAGGGATGAAAGGTATTATGCAAATTGCTTAAAGGTATTATAcgcaatatatttattataaaagtatgtaaatatatattattaatgatTAATCAAATAATACAATCACGTTTTGCACAGTCTATTGCACGCAGGCGGGAGTAGAAAGCAAGTTACCAAATGAAATGCGTCTCTTGCAGTAATTGTGAGTTTACGTGAAAAAACAACAGCGATTTGTCGTGAATTTTGAGTTATAGAATGTTGGTGCTGTA
Protein-coding sequences here:
- the LOC135242808 gene encoding cysteine-rich protein 3-like is translated as MASKCPRCEKPVFFAEKVSSLGRNWHRFCLKCERCSKTLSAGGHAEHDGRPYCHKPCYATLFGPKGVNIGGAGSYIYDTPPPTPVNKSGDSHSDWSPATPWTSAQMAKPQSKVVLACMKTFAGETSLCPGCGKVVYFAEKVMSLGRNWHRPCLRCERCKKTLTSGGHAEHEGRPYCHVPCYGYLFGPKGVNIGDVGCYIYDQDSEETDISIRS